From one Mycolicibacterium sp. HK-90 genomic stretch:
- a CDS encoding DUF3060 domain-containing protein, translated as MDPKDDPEARIRELERPLAEAARASELGAEPTASADPPPTQPWTHGNTFPPPPPGPPAPWPGYEPYPVASPPPRSSGGTPFLILFGAVSMMLVAGGVAAYLMFSDSGTTGSQSDTQSDSQSTTIRETAVSRFPMPEPVAPTQVSPGETVIVSGIGENRTIDCRDNTVIVSGIENNLEITGHCVAVTVSGVDNVITVDSADTIGVSGFDNRVTFHTGQPDVSKSGQSNVVEQG; from the coding sequence ATGGATCCGAAGGACGACCCCGAGGCCCGCATCCGCGAGTTGGAACGCCCGCTCGCCGAGGCCGCTCGCGCCTCCGAGCTCGGAGCCGAGCCCACGGCTTCGGCGGATCCGCCGCCGACGCAGCCGTGGACTCATGGCAACACCTTCCCGCCGCCGCCTCCCGGACCTCCGGCACCCTGGCCGGGATATGAGCCCTATCCCGTTGCGTCACCGCCACCGCGCAGCTCGGGCGGCACGCCCTTCCTGATCTTGTTCGGCGCGGTGAGCATGATGCTGGTGGCCGGCGGCGTCGCCGCCTATCTGATGTTCAGCGATTCCGGCACAACCGGCAGCCAGTCCGACACCCAGTCCGACAGCCAGTCGACGACCATCAGAGAAACAGCCGTCAGCCGTTTCCCGATGCCCGAACCGGTTGCGCCGACACAAGTCTCACCGGGAGAGACGGTGATCGTCTCGGGCATCGGCGAGAACCGGACCATCGATTGCCGGGACAACACCGTGATCGTCAGCGGCATCGAGAACAACCTGGAGATCACCGGCCACTGCGTCGCCGTCACCGTCTCCGGCGTCGACAACGTCATCACCGTCGATTCCGCGGACACCATCGGGGTATCGGGCTTCGACAACCGGGTCACCTTCCACACCGGACAACCCGACGTGTCGAAATCTGGTCAGTCCAACGTGGTCGAACAGGGCTGA
- a CDS encoding alpha/beta fold hydrolase, translated as MNTLTSRQLVPLPCGPVGVREYGTGRPVVLLHGLVANGLVWRHVVEALVDGAGGGIRCIAPDLALGSHTPAVPDADLTLPGLARTVVDLLDALGIEQAVLVGNGYGGDIAQVVAADHPERVEGLVLVATNAFDSDPWPVKVLSRLVSLPGAGMLQSLAIGLKPVQRLPITYGGATKRPIPAGIMAEYLRPLRSDPMVRKDFRRFLDGLSPAFLAQCSPRLAGYDRPALVVWPREERYFPAEGAPRLARTLPQGTLEFVDDSYAWVPEDNPVPLVGLLSEFLGRVEGAGQPCSTTLD; from the coding sequence ATGAACACACTCACCTCCCGGCAGCTGGTCCCGCTGCCCTGCGGCCCGGTCGGGGTGCGCGAATACGGCACCGGCCGGCCGGTCGTGCTGCTGCACGGTCTGGTGGCCAATGGACTGGTCTGGCGCCATGTGGTCGAGGCGCTGGTGGACGGTGCCGGCGGTGGAATCCGTTGCATCGCTCCCGATCTGGCGCTGGGCTCGCATACTCCTGCGGTGCCGGACGCGGATCTCACGCTGCCGGGGCTGGCCCGCACGGTCGTCGACCTGCTCGATGCGCTCGGTATCGAACAGGCTGTGCTCGTCGGCAACGGCTACGGTGGCGACATCGCGCAGGTGGTCGCCGCCGACCATCCGGAGCGGGTCGAGGGTCTGGTACTCGTGGCCACCAACGCGTTCGACTCCGACCCGTGGCCGGTCAAGGTGCTGTCCCGGTTGGTGTCGCTACCCGGCGCCGGGATGTTGCAGTCGCTGGCCATCGGACTCAAGCCGGTGCAGCGGCTCCCGATCACGTACGGCGGCGCGACCAAACGCCCGATCCCGGCCGGCATCATGGCCGAATACCTGCGGCCGCTGCGCAGTGATCCCATGGTGCGCAAGGATTTCCGTCGATTCCTCGACGGCTTGTCCCCGGCGTTCCTGGCGCAGTGCTCGCCGCGGCTCGCGGGCTACGACCGGCCCGCGCTCGTGGTCTGGCCGCGCGAGGAACGTTACTTTCCCGCCGAGGGCGCGCCCCGGCTGGCCCGGACCCTGCCGCAGGGCACACTGGAATTCGTCGACGACTCCTATGCCTGGGTGCCGGAGGACAACCCGGTGCCGCTGGTGGGTCTGCTGAGCGAGTTTCTCGGACGCGTGGAGGGCGCCGGTCAGCCCTGTTCGACCACGTTGGACTGA
- a CDS encoding TetR/AcrR family transcriptional regulator — protein sequence MSEDPRDGREQRSETTRAALVAAARSLFVERGYTAVSTGDIARVAAVTRNALYYHFPTKEAVFRAVYEDVEGQLAQRVLPAAAAHNTIRGQLEAGIEEFLDGCLDPTVARISVLQAPAALGFAQMREIDNRNYLGTLRDGIRTAVDAGELADLPVDALASMLIGALDEAALLIATADDPAEARRDAGAVAAALVAGLFAG from the coding sequence ATGAGCGAAGACCCACGTGACGGTCGCGAACAGCGCAGCGAAACCACCCGCGCCGCGCTGGTCGCCGCGGCCCGCTCGCTGTTCGTCGAACGCGGCTACACGGCGGTCTCCACCGGAGATATCGCCCGCGTCGCCGCGGTCACCCGCAACGCGCTGTACTACCACTTCCCCACCAAGGAGGCGGTGTTCCGCGCCGTCTACGAGGATGTCGAAGGCCAACTGGCCCAACGGGTTCTCCCCGCGGCGGCAGCCCACAACACCATCCGCGGCCAACTCGAAGCCGGCATCGAGGAATTCCTCGACGGTTGCCTGGATCCCACCGTGGCCCGGATCAGCGTGCTGCAGGCCCCGGCCGCACTGGGGTTCGCCCAGATGCGCGAGATCGACAACCGCAACTACCTGGGCACCCTGCGGGACGGGATCCGCACGGCCGTCGACGCCGGCGAGCTGGCCGACCTTCCGGTCGACGCGCTCGCGTCGATGCTCATCGGCGCATTGGACGAGGCTGCCCTGCTCATCGCGACCGCCGATGACCCGGCCGAGGCGCGACGCGATGCAGGCGCGGTCGCCGCGGCCCTGGTCGCCGGACTCTTCGCGGGCTGA
- a CDS encoding amino acid ABC transporter ATP-binding protein: protein MTQLVPEAAAAEPEGTVKIRIEGLKKSFGDLVVLDGIDTTISKGEVVCVIGPSGSGKSTFLRCLNKLEDITAGKVTVDDFDLTDRKVNLDKVRQHIGMVFQHFNLFPHMTVIDNVTLAPLLTKKMDKAAAEKRAMELLTQVGLAEKAHVKPATLSGGQKQRVAIARALAMNPSIMLFDEATSALDPEMVGDVLQVLRDLAEGGMTMVVVTHEMGFAREVASRVIFMADGNIVEDDTPAAVFDSPKHPRLQEFLSKVL from the coding sequence ATGACCCAGCTGGTACCGGAAGCCGCGGCCGCCGAACCCGAGGGCACCGTCAAGATCCGCATCGAAGGCCTGAAGAAGTCGTTCGGCGATCTGGTGGTGCTCGACGGCATCGACACCACGATCAGCAAGGGCGAGGTGGTCTGCGTCATCGGACCGTCGGGGTCGGGCAAATCGACCTTCCTGCGCTGCCTCAACAAACTCGAGGACATCACCGCGGGCAAGGTCACCGTCGACGATTTCGACCTCACCGACCGAAAGGTGAACCTGGACAAGGTCCGTCAGCACATCGGGATGGTGTTCCAGCACTTCAACCTGTTCCCGCACATGACCGTGATCGACAATGTGACGCTCGCGCCCCTGTTGACCAAGAAAATGGACAAGGCCGCCGCCGAGAAGCGGGCCATGGAGTTGCTGACCCAGGTGGGTCTGGCGGAGAAGGCCCATGTCAAGCCGGCCACGTTGTCGGGTGGTCAGAAGCAGCGCGTCGCGATCGCGCGGGCCCTGGCGATGAACCCGTCGATCATGTTGTTCGACGAGGCCACGAGCGCACTGGATCCGGAGATGGTCGGCGACGTCCTGCAGGTGTTGCGCGATCTGGCCGAGGGCGGCATGACGATGGTGGTGGTCACCCACGAGATGGGTTTCGCCCGCGAGGTGGCCTCCCGGGTGATCTTCATGGCCGACGGCAACATCGTCGAGGACGACACTCCGGCCGCGGTGTTCGACAGCCCCAAACACCCTCGGCTGCAGGAGTTCTTGTCGAAGGTACTGTAG
- a CDS encoding amino acid ABC transporter substrate-binding protein/permease, translated as MLAPARAAAEGETYVVATDITFAPFEFQDAAGKFVGIDIDLINEIAANQKFNVTIKPLGFDAALQAVQANQADGVIAGMSITDERKKVFDFSDPYFESGVQMAVLATNEDIKSYADLKGKRVAVKNGTEGAEFAESIKDKYGFQIVSFADSASMFEEVKTGNSQAIFEDYPVLNYGIQQGNGFKTVTPKEKGSSYGFAVNKGRNAELLNKFNAGLKDLKESGRYDEIVETYLGEGASEADNSFFGLLKSTFPFLMAGLKMTLILTVVSIAIALVLGVIFGLFRVSRSIVLRGIGTTYVDIFRGTPLLVQAFFIYFGIPTALGFQMTALTAGIITLSLNAGAYMTEIVRGGIQSVDKGQMEASRSLGIGYLPTMRKVILPQAVRTMIPSYVNQFVITLKDTSILSVIGIAELTQTGRLIIARNYQSFTMWLIIGIIYFIVIMALTKLSDRLEKRISK; from the coding sequence CGCCGCGGCCGAGGGGGAGACCTACGTCGTCGCCACCGACATCACCTTCGCGCCGTTCGAATTCCAGGATGCTGCCGGGAAATTCGTCGGCATCGACATCGATCTCATCAACGAGATCGCGGCGAACCAGAAGTTCAACGTCACCATCAAACCCCTGGGCTTCGATGCCGCGCTGCAGGCGGTCCAGGCCAATCAGGCCGACGGCGTGATCGCCGGCATGTCGATCACCGACGAGCGCAAGAAGGTCTTCGACTTCTCCGACCCGTACTTCGAGTCGGGTGTGCAGATGGCGGTCCTGGCCACCAACGAGGACATCAAGTCCTACGCCGACCTGAAGGGGAAGCGCGTCGCGGTCAAGAACGGCACCGAAGGTGCCGAGTTCGCCGAGTCGATCAAGGACAAGTACGGCTTCCAGATCGTCTCGTTCGCGGACTCGGCGTCGATGTTCGAGGAAGTCAAGACGGGAAACTCGCAGGCGATCTTCGAGGACTACCCGGTGCTGAACTACGGCATCCAGCAGGGCAACGGGTTCAAGACCGTCACGCCGAAGGAGAAGGGCTCCAGCTACGGGTTCGCGGTCAACAAGGGCCGCAACGCCGAGTTGTTGAACAAGTTCAACGCCGGTCTGAAGGACCTGAAGGAGTCCGGTCGGTACGACGAGATCGTCGAGACCTACCTCGGTGAGGGAGCCTCAGAGGCCGACAATTCCTTCTTCGGTCTGCTCAAGAGCACGTTCCCGTTCCTGATGGCCGGCCTGAAGATGACACTGATCCTCACGGTGGTGTCCATCGCCATCGCGCTGGTGCTCGGCGTCATCTTCGGACTCTTCCGGGTATCTCGGTCGATCGTGCTGCGGGGCATCGGCACCACCTACGTCGACATCTTCCGCGGCACACCGCTTCTGGTGCAGGCATTCTTCATCTACTTCGGTATTCCGACGGCGCTGGGCTTCCAGATGACCGCGCTGACCGCGGGCATCATCACGCTCTCGCTCAACGCGGGGGCGTACATGACCGAAATCGTCCGCGGCGGAATCCAATCGGTGGACAAGGGCCAGATGGAGGCATCCCGCAGCCTGGGCATCGGGTATCTGCCGACCATGCGGAAGGTGATCCTGCCGCAGGCCGTCCGCACGATGATCCCGTCGTATGTCAACCAGTTCGTCATCACCCTCAAGGACACGTCGATCTTGTCGGTGATCGGCATCGCCGAGCTGACCCAGACCGGGCGATTGATCATCGCCCGCAACTACCAGTCGTTCACCATGTGGCTGATCATCGGCATCATCTACTTCATCGTCATCATGGCGCTGACCAAACTCTCTGACCGGCTAGAGAAGAGGATCTCGAAATGA